The Ahaetulla prasina isolate Xishuangbanna chromosome 4, ASM2864084v1, whole genome shotgun sequence genome has a window encoding:
- the LOC131196545 gene encoding GTPase IMAP family member 4-like isoform X2, with protein MPGSVGGPERRIVLVGESGSGISATGNTILGSEVFHSGWSPKVVLRVCQKEEMQLNGRKVVVVDIPDFSDRPDKDIAAREVRKSTKLCSPGPHVILQVMHPFLFSPEEKYVAQHIKELFGLEAKDYMILWFTCKDLKGQSLENKYLKEYIAECGNRFLAFNNWAEGAEREAQVAELMAMIDDLVRTNRCAPCYTEDMMNVSKRCNF; from the exons ATGCCTGGAAGCGTCGGAG GGCCTGAACGGAGGATCGTCCTGGTGGGCGAAAGCGGAAGTGGAATAAGTGCAACGGGAAACACAATCCTGGGAAGCGAAGTCTTTCACTCTGGGTGGTCACCAAAGGTAGTACTAAGAGTATGCCAGAAGGAGGAGATGCAGCTGAATGGCAGGAAGGTTGTGGTTGTAGATATACCTGACTTTTCCGATCGTCCAGACAAGGATATTGCTGCGAGAGAAGTGAGAAAGAGCACGAAGCTTTGCTCCCCAGGTCCCCATGTCATTCTGCAGGTGAtgcatccttttcttttctccccagAGGAGAAGTACGTGGCTCAGCATATCAAAGAGCTTTTTGGCCTTGAAGCTAAGGATTACATGATCCTCTGGTTCACCTGCAAAGACCTGAAAGGTCAATCTCTAGAAAATAAATACTTGAAGGAATATATTGCCGAATGCGGGAACCGGTTCCTGGCTTTCAACAACTGGGCTGAAGGGGCGGAACGAGAGGCTCAGGTGGCCGAACTGATGGCCATGATCGATGATCTCGTGCGAACCAACAGATGTGCTCCTTGTTACACGGAAGACATGATGAACGTCAGCAAAAGATGCAACTTCTGA
- the LOC131196545 gene encoding GTPase IMAP family member 4-like isoform X1 — translation MQKSRVLCCATCLEMPGSVGGPERRIVLVGESGSGISATGNTILGSEVFHSGWSPKVVLRVCQKEEMQLNGRKVVVVDIPDFSDRPDKDIAAREVRKSTKLCSPGPHVILQVMHPFLFSPEEKYVAQHIKELFGLEAKDYMILWFTCKDLKGQSLENKYLKEYIAECGNRFLAFNNWAEGAEREAQVAELMAMIDDLVRTNRCAPCYTEDMMNVSKRCNF, via the exons ATGCAGAAATCCCGGGTTTTGTGCTGTGCGACTTGTCTGGAAATGCCTGGAAGCGTCGGAG GGCCTGAACGGAGGATCGTCCTGGTGGGCGAAAGCGGAAGTGGAATAAGTGCAACGGGAAACACAATCCTGGGAAGCGAAGTCTTTCACTCTGGGTGGTCACCAAAGGTAGTACTAAGAGTATGCCAGAAGGAGGAGATGCAGCTGAATGGCAGGAAGGTTGTGGTTGTAGATATACCTGACTTTTCCGATCGTCCAGACAAGGATATTGCTGCGAGAGAAGTGAGAAAGAGCACGAAGCTTTGCTCCCCAGGTCCCCATGTCATTCTGCAGGTGAtgcatccttttcttttctccccagAGGAGAAGTACGTGGCTCAGCATATCAAAGAGCTTTTTGGCCTTGAAGCTAAGGATTACATGATCCTCTGGTTCACCTGCAAAGACCTGAAAGGTCAATCTCTAGAAAATAAATACTTGAAGGAATATATTGCCGAATGCGGGAACCGGTTCCTGGCTTTCAACAACTGGGCTGAAGGGGCGGAACGAGAGGCTCAGGTGGCCGAACTGATGGCCATGATCGATGATCTCGTGCGAACCAACAGATGTGCTCCTTGTTACACGGAAGACATGATGAACGTCAGCAAAAGATGCAACTTCTGA
- the LOC131198302 gene encoding GTPase IMAP family member 4-like has translation MCLEMAGGIRGPERRIVLVGSVNGKSATGNTILGSEVFHSGWSPKVVLRVCQKEETQLNGRKVVVVDIPDFSDRPDKDIAAREVRKSTKLCSPGPHVILQVMHPFLFSPEERYVAQHIKELFGLEAKDYMILWFTCKDLKGQSLENKYLKEYIAECGNRFPAFNNWAEGAEREAQVAELMAMIDDLVRTNRCAPCYTEDMMNVSKRRNF, from the exons ATGTGCCTGGAAATGGCTGGAGGCATCCGAG GGCCTGAACGGAGGATCGTCCTGGTGGGCAGCGTCAATGGAAAAAGTGCCACTGGAAACACAATTCTGGGAAGCGAAGTTTTTCACTCTGGGTGGTCACCAAAGGTAGTACTAAGAGTATGCCAGAAGGAGGAGACGCAGCTGAATGGCAGGAAGGTTGTGGTTGTAGATATACCTGACTTTTCCGATCGTCCAGACAAGGATATTGCTGCGAGAGAAGTGAGAAAGAGCACGAAGCTTTGCTCCCCAGGTCCCCATGTCATTCTGCAGGTGAtgcatccttttcttttctccccagAGGAGAGGTACGTGGCTCAGCATATCAAAGAGCTTTTTGGCCTTGAAGCCAAGGATTACATGATCCTCTGGTTCACCTGCAAAGATCTGAAAGGTCAATCTCTAGAAAATAAATACTTGAAGGAATATATTGCTGAATGCGGGAACCGGTTCCCGGCTTTCAACAACTGGGCTGAAGGGGCGGAACGAGAGGCTCAGGTGGCCGAACTGATGGCCATGATCGATGATCTTGTGCGAACCAACAGATGTGCTCCTTGTTACACGGAAGACATGATGAACGTCAGCAAAAGACGCAACTTCTGA
- the LOC131198303 gene encoding cytolytic toxin-beta-like → MLQSTRSVNHTWKPSMALAEDALEIPALGRPFQLGMLYDCRKDMLIPGFTLWDDSSLQKDLNVNLQPKTESEIIASDSLDDKASALDISASLKASFLGGLVEVGGSAKYLQDTKKSKQQARVTLQYKTITRCEQLTMNHLERQNVSYPAVFEQGTATHVVTAILYGAQAFFVFDREVSSTEMVNNIEGTLQATLTKEISIGGEAEVKLTEEEKENALKFRCKFHGDFSLERNPVTFQDAIKVYETLPKMLGEHVEKAVPVWRGTWRKTSWSWSRSS, encoded by the exons AGCACCAGAAGTGTCAACCACACCTGGAAGCCAAGCATGGCCCTGGCCGAGGACGCCCTCGAGATTCCAGCCCTGGGCCGCCCCTTCCAGCTGGGGATGCTTTACGACTGCCGCAAGGATATGCTCATCCCAG GGTTCACTCTTTGGGATGACAGCTCTCTTCAGAAGGACCTGAATGTCAACCTTCAGCCCAAGACAGAATCAGAAATCATTGCTTCCGACAGCCTTGATGACAAGGCCTCCGCCCTGGACATCTCAGCCTCCCTCAAGGCCAGTTTCCTGGGAGGGCTGGTTGAAGTGGGGGGGTCAGCCAAGTATCTTCAGGACACCAAGAAGTCCAAACAACAGGCCAGAGTCACCCTTCAGTACAAAACCATCACCAGGTGTGAACAGCTGACAATGAACCACTTAGAAAGGCAGAATGTCTCCTACCCAGCCGTCTTTGAGCAGGGCACAGCCACCCACGTGGTCACCGCCATCCTCTATGGAGCCCAGGCCTTCTTTGTCTTTGACCGAGAAGTTTCTTCAACAGAGATGGTAAATAATATAGAAGGGACCCTCCAGGCTACACTCACGAAGGAAATATCTATCGGAGGAGAAGCAGAGGTCAAACTGactgaggaggagaaagaaaatgctCTGAAGTTCAGGTGCAAATTCCATGGAGACTTTTCTTTGGAGAGAAATCCAGTCACTTTCCAAGATGCCATCAAAGTTTATGAAACTCTCCCAAAAATGTTAGGGGAACATGTGGAGAAGGCTGTGCCTGTGTGGAGGGGAACCTGGAGGAAGACAAGCTGGAGCTGGAGCAGGAGCAGCTAA